One region of Flavobacterium sp. KACC 22763 genomic DNA includes:
- a CDS encoding TlpA family protein disulfide reductase, protein MKKHIFYFILTFIMVQMSFAANLSEYAVIRGTISIPDFKAKEITLYNVEDGKPAVAATAKVNSLGEFGFMTPVSAAGFYYVDYGQFKSRNQLIRLYLEPKLDINLVVNKTNYVLSGKNIGQNALVQKANEIYNEFAPFARLGENITYLQFYPFIDKGLAKADEFSKSIKTKDANFNKLLKLAVATDVEELTYTFFRMPRTAFPDKDDRPAVIKTWMTDKKFTDPDLLKLANGVSLMTNYFFYVTINGGEKPKRLDLTESITHITDPALKDVYLREEVATSRMKIEEYEKIAPSIKPFMISDASKAFLLEYEKVLHKNVGQKGLDFTYNDINNKPVSFSDFKGKFVYIDLWATWCGPCKAEIPHMKKIEEDYHGKNIVFVSLSLDKPKDAQKWKDYVTKEQLKGIQLMADKDFSSDVAKNYDVNAIPRFLLFDPKGNIINADALRPSNPELREQLDKLLKS, encoded by the coding sequence ATGAAAAAACACATTTTTTATTTCATTTTAACCTTCATCATGGTTCAAATGAGTTTTGCTGCAAACCTTTCAGAATATGCAGTAATTAGAGGAACAATTTCAATTCCAGATTTCAAAGCAAAAGAAATTACACTTTACAATGTTGAAGATGGAAAGCCAGCTGTTGCTGCTACCGCAAAAGTTAATTCGCTGGGGGAATTTGGCTTTATGACACCAGTTTCAGCTGCTGGCTTTTATTATGTAGATTACGGTCAATTTAAAAGTAGAAACCAATTAATTCGTTTGTATTTAGAACCTAAATTAGATATTAATCTTGTAGTTAATAAAACAAATTATGTTTTAAGCGGAAAGAATATTGGACAAAATGCTTTGGTGCAAAAAGCAAACGAAATTTACAATGAGTTTGCTCCTTTTGCCCGTTTGGGTGAAAATATAACGTATTTGCAATTTTACCCATTTATTGATAAAGGTCTTGCCAAAGCAGATGAATTTTCAAAATCTATTAAAACGAAAGATGCTAATTTCAATAAATTATTAAAATTAGCCGTTGCAACAGATGTCGAAGAATTAACATATACTTTTTTCAGAATGCCAAGAACCGCATTCCCAGACAAAGACGACCGTCCAGCAGTAATCAAAACATGGATGACAGACAAGAAATTTACAGATCCAGATTTGTTGAAATTAGCGAATGGAGTTTCTTTAATGACAAATTATTTTTTCTACGTAACCATTAATGGTGGTGAGAAACCAAAACGTCTAGATTTAACAGAATCAATTACGCATATTACAGATCCAGCTTTAAAAGATGTTTACCTTCGTGAAGAAGTTGCCACTTCAAGAATGAAAATTGAAGAATACGAAAAAATTGCGCCAAGCATTAAACCTTTCATGATTTCTGATGCAAGCAAAGCATTTTTATTAGAATATGAAAAAGTATTGCATAAAAATGTAGGACAGAAAGGTTTAGATTTTACATACAATGACATTAATAATAAACCAGTTTCTTTCTCAGATTTTAAAGGTAAATTTGTGTACATCGATTTATGGGCAACTTGGTGCGGACCTTGCAAAGCAGAGATTCCTCACATGAAAAAAATCGAAGAAGATTATCACGGAAAAAATATTGTTTTTGTAAGTCTTTCGTTAGATAAGCCAAAAGATGCTCAAAAATGGAAAGATTACGTTACCAAAGAACAATTAAAAGGAATTCAGTTAATGGCTGATAAAGATTTTAGTTCTGATGTGGCTAAGAATTATGATGTAAATGCAATTCCGAGATTTTTATTGTTTGATCCAAAAGGAAACATTATCAATGCAGATGCACTTCGTCCGTCAAATCCAGAGTTGAGAGAGCAACTGGATAAATTATTGAAGAGTTAA
- a CDS encoding aspartyl protease family protein gives MKKILFFLMLIFGCTIHAQNNIQKSIKTFEKAFQNKNYNEMKDLLAPQFTVGVGDSSSNEFYLNGIFKAFPALDSIQIGKSVAIKNETFVLVDFCFNGKEKKPSQIVFNSENKMLYVTFFDSLYRVDRHAQVKEVASIPFEIIENGIAIKIKLNKADREFLMLFDTGADGMALNPDSAYKAGVVVTKSKSASVVGGSQKVDYSADNTIYIGDQVLKNQGLVIFPKHGVYDGLFGANLLRNFITSVNFDTMTIDLYNFGNFKYWGKAKPLVFDYKSGLPVVKMNLTFEDKKTVEGSFTFDTGAGYDLIAYGPFNHKNNLEASLKTEYKSVNFSLGKQTGIVGGAIPNVGLNGNNFPNVTIALQEYDEANKNWAFADGSLGIDLIRRFNFTINLLDKTVYLEPNKNFKKTSSFYLSGLILDFDENQNLLIKRIIDQENEDLKKVKIDAKVTQINDFETKDLLNPENIKKLKETKESKDFIIEQGDQSMRISI, from the coding sequence ATGAAAAAGATACTATTCTTTTTAATGCTGATTTTTGGCTGTACAATTCATGCTCAAAATAACATTCAGAAATCTATTAAAACTTTCGAAAAAGCTTTTCAGAACAAAAATTATAATGAAATGAAAGATCTTCTAGCGCCGCAGTTTACTGTTGGCGTTGGAGATTCTTCTTCAAACGAATTTTATCTGAATGGTATTTTTAAAGCATTTCCTGCTTTAGACTCAATTCAGATTGGAAAGTCTGTGGCGATTAAAAATGAAACTTTTGTCTTGGTAGATTTTTGCTTTAATGGAAAAGAAAAAAAGCCCTCTCAAATTGTTTTCAACTCAGAAAATAAAATGCTGTACGTGACTTTTTTCGATTCTTTATACAGAGTTGACCGACACGCACAAGTAAAAGAAGTAGCAAGCATTCCGTTTGAAATTATCGAAAACGGAATCGCCATTAAAATAAAACTAAACAAAGCTGATCGTGAATTTTTAATGCTTTTTGATACTGGTGCAGACGGAATGGCGCTTAATCCAGATAGCGCATACAAAGCTGGAGTTGTGGTTACCAAAAGCAAATCGGCTTCTGTAGTTGGCGGAAGTCAGAAGGTAGATTATTCTGCGGATAACACTATTTATATTGGCGATCAAGTTCTGAAAAATCAAGGTTTGGTTATTTTTCCAAAACATGGAGTTTACGACGGATTGTTTGGTGCGAATCTGCTTCGCAATTTTATTACTTCTGTCAATTTTGATACGATGACGATTGACTTGTACAATTTCGGAAATTTTAAGTATTGGGGAAAAGCAAAGCCATTGGTTTTTGATTATAAATCGGGACTTCCGGTAGTAAAAATGAATCTGACTTTTGAAGATAAAAAAACAGTCGAAGGCAGTTTCACTTTTGATACTGGAGCAGGTTACGATTTAATTGCTTATGGGCCTTTCAACCATAAAAATAATCTCGAAGCAAGTCTAAAGACCGAATATAAATCAGTCAATTTCAGTTTAGGGAAACAAACGGGAATTGTTGGTGGCGCTATTCCAAATGTTGGTTTAAACGGAAACAATTTTCCAAACGTAACAATTGCTTTGCAAGAATATGACGAAGCCAATAAAAATTGGGCTTTCGCCGATGGTTCTCTCGGAATTGACTTAATCAGACGATTCAATTTTACAATCAATTTATTGGATAAAACGGTTTATCTAGAACCCAATAAAAATTTCAAAAAGACTTCTTCTTTCTATTTAAGCGGACTCATTTTAGATTTTGACGAAAACCAAAATCTTCTGATAAAGAGAATTATCGATCAGGAAAATGAAGATTTGAAGAAAGTCAAAATTGATGCAAAAGTCACACAAATCAATGATTTTGAGACCAAGGATTTATTGAATCCTGAAAATATTAAAAAACTGAAAGAAACTAAAGAAAGCAAAGATTTTATTATCGAACAAGGAGATCAATCCATGAGAATTTCAATTTAA
- a CDS encoding thioredoxin family protein: MKRFIRIASAVLLLACPSIAVKVQAQSTQESWEQAKKQAQTEKKLIFVDLYFTGCMPCAQMDKEVFPDPKVAAVLNADFVTFKSDILKEEIGKKLCMKYGVTGFPTFLLMNAEGKVIDIAGGFHNVEQFTALLQNAKEAAKKGNFKKYTPEIQEKEYPDFYKQAYLDGKRNVPFDVIDTYLKSGAASDEISFVIITGLRVGKQYDDAFLFNSKKLAKDYGTWNVTTHVFGILQRKKKEFEKKNDLKGFTELVNDSKELYTPEEFAKYSGILLKDFGVEKVVVKPNAAQK; encoded by the coding sequence ATGAAACGATTTATTAGAATCGCAAGCGCAGTTTTGCTGCTTGCCTGTCCGTCTATTGCCGTAAAAGTACAAGCGCAATCGACCCAAGAAAGTTGGGAACAAGCCAAAAAGCAAGCACAAACAGAGAAAAAATTAATCTTTGTCGATTTGTATTTTACAGGCTGTATGCCATGCGCACAAATGGATAAAGAAGTATTTCCAGATCCAAAAGTTGCAGCAGTTTTAAATGCTGATTTTGTCACTTTCAAATCAGATATTTTGAAAGAAGAAATTGGTAAAAAGCTATGCATGAAATATGGCGTTACAGGGTTTCCGACTTTTTTATTGATGAATGCAGAGGGAAAAGTAATTGATATTGCAGGCGGTTTTCATAACGTAGAGCAATTTACAGCCTTGCTTCAAAACGCAAAAGAAGCGGCTAAAAAAGGAAATTTCAAAAAGTATACCCCAGAAATTCAGGAAAAAGAGTATCCTGATTTTTACAAACAAGCCTATCTAGACGGAAAAAGAAATGTTCCATTTGATGTTATCGATACATATTTAAAATCTGGAGCAGCTTCTGACGAAATTTCTTTCGTAATTATTACAGGTTTAAGAGTAGGGAAACAATATGATGATGCATTTCTTTTTAACAGTAAAAAATTAGCAAAAGATTACGGAACATGGAATGTGACAACTCATGTATTCGGTATTTTACAGCGCAAGAAAAAAGAGTTCGAAAAAAAGAACGATTTGAAAGGATTTACAGAATTGGTAAATGATTCGAAAGAACTTTATACGCCAGAAGAGTTTGCCAAATATTCGGGTATTTTATTAAAAGATTTTGGAGTAGAAAAAGTTGTAGTGAAACCAAATGCAGCACAAAAGTAA
- a CDS encoding PKD-like family lipoprotein, with amino-acid sequence MIKKIQIKIAALLLLILANSCVSDEGNYDYTDINTLNVTGIENEYTVYTGENFKVSPNLNPTKDDGTDPNRYTFEWVALKGTRTVIGTTKDFDATIKLSPGQYKIYYLITDKVTGVTWQQDYLVTDKTTGVKKQQDYFTLNVVSAIYEGWLVIGDADGKPRLDMVSIIPNGPTRIINDVLDAVGSDLKLGGKAVDVECFGSALATSNAYGIYVTSTETGTARLEPDSFAWEQSQNIAYESVGSAFDTNFGVDFMKSAGPAENLIYSKGNVYSYVKVQQVKYGLPNNIFDTETKPFYAAPFIADNQGYGGPPVLFDKDLRRFARLNVVKGNCSIMPPVSGSTTVLDWNNTNCDLVFMTTSAYNSFENFAVLKNVTTGKYHLLRFNKALAQTYYKEILNAPDFDKATKFAVSPDSGYLFYAVGGKLYEYDNGTQSAKLMLDKGSEEITYLDCNARANKLYNKKIIVGSYNGSSGKLELFTVPPVNGNLILDYSYSGLCRIVDVAYRAR; translated from the coding sequence ATGATTAAAAAGATACAAATTAAAATCGCTGCGTTGCTCCTATTAATCTTAGCGAACAGCTGTGTAAGCGATGAAGGCAATTACGATTATACTGATATTAATACCTTAAATGTAACTGGTATCGAAAATGAGTATACTGTTTATACTGGAGAAAATTTTAAAGTATCTCCAAATTTGAATCCTACCAAAGATGATGGGACTGATCCTAATCGCTATACATTTGAATGGGTTGCGTTAAAAGGAACTAGAACCGTTATAGGAACAACAAAAGATTTTGATGCCACAATAAAATTGTCTCCTGGACAGTACAAGATTTATTACCTAATTACAGACAAAGTTACTGGAGTTACTTGGCAACAGGATTATTTAGTTACTGATAAAACTACTGGAGTTAAAAAGCAACAGGACTATTTTACGTTAAATGTAGTTTCGGCAATTTATGAAGGCTGGCTTGTAATAGGCGATGCTGATGGAAAACCTAGATTAGATATGGTTTCTATAATACCAAATGGTCCTACACGCATTATTAATGATGTTTTAGACGCTGTTGGTTCAGATCTAAAACTTGGTGGGAAAGCCGTTGATGTAGAATGTTTTGGGTCTGCCCTTGCAACTTCCAATGCTTACGGAATTTATGTTACTTCTACAGAAACAGGTACAGCAAGATTGGAACCAGATTCTTTTGCTTGGGAACAATCTCAAAATATTGCTTACGAAAGTGTTGGCAGTGCTTTTGATACCAATTTTGGCGTTGATTTTATGAAATCGGCCGGTCCTGCGGAAAATCTTATTTACAGCAAAGGAAATGTTTATAGTTACGTAAAAGTGCAGCAAGTTAAATATGGTTTGCCTAATAATATTTTTGATACAGAAACGAAACCATTTTATGCAGCACCCTTTATAGCAGATAACCAAGGATACGGTGGTCCGCCAGTTTTATTTGATAAAGATTTGCGTCGTTTTGCCCGTTTGAATGTTGTTAAAGGAAATTGTTCTATAATGCCTCCAGTTTCTGGTTCTACAACTGTTTTGGATTGGAACAATACCAACTGCGATTTAGTGTTTATGACAACTTCTGCATATAATTCTTTTGAAAATTTTGCAGTTCTAAAGAATGTTACAACAGGTAAATACCATTTACTGCGATTCAATAAAGCTTTAGCGCAAACTTATTATAAAGAAATCTTGAACGCACCAGATTTTGATAAAGCTACAAAATTTGCTGTAAGTCCAGATTCTGGTTACTTGTTTTATGCAGTTGGAGGAAAACTATATGAATACGATAACGGAACGCAGTCTGCAAAATTAATGCTCGACAAAGGCAGTGAAGAAATCACTTATCTAGATTGCAATGCAAGAGCTAATAAGTTGTACAATAAAAAAATAATTGTTGGAAGCTACAATGGTTCATCAGGAAAATTAGAATTATTTACAGTTCCTCCTGTAAATGGAAATTTGATACTTGACTATAGCTACTCTGGTTTGTGCAGAATTGTTGATGTTGCTTACCGAGCGAGATAA
- a CDS encoding DUF4843 domain-containing protein has product MNKILILSIIFVSFLGFTSCEKEEIETYQETDNIYFSNALYAPNGISEPVRDSTGFSFSLDRPAITGRIFKIPIRVQGNLSDVDRKVKLTVDPSSTAIEGTHFSLPKEIYLHAGKHVDTVDVTFFRTPDMKTNQYTLVLNLEENEWFTTKMQTKVVNSITGKTMSFIRSKITFDDKLTQPPGWFAAYLGVFTAKKFFLMCELMHLEPEMFAQKLGSPGLTVPDVTYYQNFMKRYLADQKKSGNTIYEEDGTEMFLP; this is encoded by the coding sequence ATGAATAAGATATTGATTTTAAGTATAATCTTCGTTTCTTTTTTAGGATTTACATCTTGCGAGAAAGAAGAAATCGAAACATACCAAGAGACTGATAATATTTATTTTTCTAATGCCTTGTATGCTCCTAATGGAATCAGCGAACCTGTTCGTGATAGTACAGGATTTAGTTTCAGTTTAGATAGACCAGCTATTACAGGAAGAATTTTCAAAATTCCAATTAGGGTTCAAGGAAACCTAAGCGATGTAGATAGAAAAGTAAAACTTACTGTAGATCCATCAAGCACAGCGATTGAAGGAACTCATTTCTCTCTTCCTAAAGAAATTTACCTTCATGCAGGAAAACATGTGGATACAGTCGATGTTACTTTTTTTAGAACTCCAGATATGAAAACCAATCAGTATACATTGGTTTTAAATCTTGAAGAAAATGAATGGTTTACCACAAAAATGCAGACAAAAGTGGTGAATTCTATTACAGGGAAAACCATGAGTTTTATTCGATCTAAAATAACTTTCGATGATAAATTAACACAGCCTCCAGGATGGTTTGCCGCTTATTTGGGGGTTTTTACCGCCAAAAAATTCTTTTTAATGTGTGAGCTTATGCACTTGGAGCCAGAAATGTTTGCCCAGAAATTGGGTTCTCCTGGATTAACGGTTCCAGATGTTACGTATTATCAAAATTTTATGAAACGTTATTTAGCAGATCAGAAGAAATCTGGAAATACAATCTATGAAGAAGATGGCACAGAAATGTTCCTTCCATAA
- a CDS encoding RagB/SusD family nutrient uptake outer membrane protein, which produces MKKYIYKISFLFLVSLIAVGCSDFLDVVPQDKILESQMYSSETGVQNVHNGLYLQLASNNLYGKQLTMDAVEILAQQYNIQSNHDKYTMASYNYAEKTPKATFTSIWETAFTTILSANKFLESIEEHAGVISTDKADMLKGEAIAIRAMLHFDMLRLYGPIYKVAPADPGIPYYDRYVTTNNPILPAKDVITKVLADLDQALTLLANDPILTTGRYVGSGAFGGNPYYSVNRGNRMNYLAVKCLKARVLLYSGDKTGASTIANEVINFTKSNTLFPWTTFLDATNASDPDRTFSSENFFALSDYTLYTKQKDLFDSSLADGKIYSPLLTRINAVFESNDNDYRSLPSWKIPIVGGKTQKTFFKYEDVTDKTKVFRLQIPMFKLSEMYLIAAETSTVSANGISYLNTLRFNRGLGNLAATAVLATEVTKEYRKEFIGEGQLFFYYKRINSANIPNGAAASGNLTMNATQYVVPLPDSEINFQ; this is translated from the coding sequence ATGAAAAAGTATATATATAAAATTTCATTCCTTTTTCTAGTATCTCTTATAGCTGTTGGCTGTAGTGATTTTCTAGATGTGGTACCTCAGGATAAAATCTTAGAATCACAGATGTACAGTTCAGAAACAGGTGTTCAGAATGTGCACAACGGACTTTATCTGCAATTGGCTTCTAATAATCTTTATGGCAAACAGCTGACTATGGATGCCGTTGAGATTTTGGCACAGCAGTATAATATACAGTCAAATCATGACAAATATACTATGGCGAGTTATAACTATGCAGAAAAAACACCTAAGGCAACTTTCACGAGTATTTGGGAAACAGCATTTACAACCATTTTATCAGCCAATAAATTTTTGGAAAGCATAGAAGAGCATGCGGGTGTAATTTCTACTGATAAAGCGGATATGTTAAAAGGCGAAGCGATTGCGATTCGTGCCATGCTTCATTTTGATATGCTGCGTCTTTATGGGCCTATTTATAAAGTCGCTCCTGCCGATCCGGGAATACCTTATTATGATAGATATGTCACAACCAACAACCCAATTTTGCCAGCTAAAGATGTAATCACAAAAGTGCTTGCAGATCTTGATCAGGCTTTAACTCTTTTGGCAAACGATCCTATTTTGACTACTGGAAGATATGTAGGTTCAGGAGCTTTTGGAGGTAATCCGTATTATTCTGTAAACAGAGGAAACAGGATGAATTATCTGGCAGTAAAATGCTTAAAAGCTCGTGTCCTATTGTATTCTGGAGATAAGACAGGTGCTTCGACTATTGCAAATGAAGTGATAAATTTTACAAAGTCAAATACTCTTTTTCCGTGGACAACTTTTTTAGATGCAACTAATGCATCAGATCCTGACCGTACTTTTTCTTCAGAAAATTTCTTTGCTCTAAGCGATTATACTTTGTACACCAAACAAAAAGATTTGTTCGATTCTAGTTTGGCAGATGGTAAAATATATTCTCCGTTATTAACTAGGATTAATGCCGTTTTTGAATCTAATGATAACGATTATAGAAGTCTTCCAAGTTGGAAAATTCCAATTGTTGGAGGTAAAACTCAGAAAACATTCTTCAAATATGAAGATGTTACTGATAAGACTAAAGTGTTTCGTCTGCAGATTCCGATGTTTAAGCTTTCAGAAATGTATTTAATAGCCGCCGAAACTTCAACTGTTTCTGCAAACGGAATTTCTTATTTAAATACACTTCGCTTTAACAGAGGTCTTGGGAATTTGGCAGCAACAGCCGTTTTAGCAACTGAAGTTACAAAAGAATACCGAAAAGAATTTATTGGAGAAGGACAGTTGTTTTTCTATTACAAAAGAATCAATTCTGCAAATATACCAAACGGTGCTGCGGCATCAGGAAATTTGACTATGAATGCCACTCAATATGTAGTACCGTTACCAGATTCTGAAATTAACTTTCAATAA